GTGGCGGCAGGCCACCCCGCGGGCCGCGGTGGCGGCGAGCAATTCGTCCCGGCTGTGGCGGCAACGGCCGGTCAACTTGACGATGTACCCCTGGTAATTGCTGCGGCAATGCGGCGGCACATACGGGATTTCCACTTCCGGCATGTCCGCCAGCAACTGGTCATACCGCCGAGCCAGCTCCTGCCGGCGGCGCACCACTTCGGGCAGCCGGCGCATTTGCACCAAACCCACCGCCGCCTGCAAATCGGTCATGCGGAAATTGTAACCCAGCACCTCGTATTGTTGGAGGAGCGCTCCTTTTGCCTGATGCCGTTTGAAATCGGAAACCGATGCGCCATGGGACCGCACCACCGCCGCGCGGGCGGCGAAGGCGTCGTCGTTGGTGGTAATCATCCCCCCTTCGCCCATCGTGATCACCTTGCGCCCGTGGAAACTGAAACAGGCAGGATTGTTGGAATTGCCAATTTTGCGGTCTTTGTATTCCGCGCCCAGCGCCACGCCGGCGTCCTCCACCACCGGCAGCCCGAAACGTCGGGCCTCGGCTTCAATGGCGTCCAGTTCCGCTGGCAGGCCGTATTGGTGAATGGCAAGGATGGCCCGGGTTTTTTCGTTCACCGCCGGGGCAATGGCGGCCGGGTCCAGGTTGAAGGTGCGCGGGTCAATGTCCACAAACCGCGGCAACGCGCCCGTGTGCCGCACAGCATTGGCACAGGCCGGGCACGTAAAGGAAGGCATGATGACCTCATGGCCCGGCCCCACTCCCAGCAGGTGAAAAGACAAAAACATCGCCGTCGAACAGGAGGTGGTGGCAATGGCATGCCGGGCGCCCACATACTCGGCCACCGCCCGCTCAAAGGCCGCCACTTTGGGGCCTTGGGTCACCCAGCCGGAGCGGATGACCTCCGCCACGGCGGCAATTTCCTCCTCGCCCATCCACGGGCGGGTGACCGGCACTTCCATGCGTTTGCTCATACAGCAGAAAATCCTGACACCAGACGTTTGAAATCAAAATGCTCGTCCACCTGGCCCACCACGCGCGCCGGCACCCCCAGCACAATGGCCCGTGGCGGAACCGGTTTGACCACCACGGCGCCCGCGCCTACCACCGCTTCCGCCCCCACACGCACGCCCGCCACCAGCACCGCCCCCGTGCTGACGTAGGCCAGCCGGCCAATGTGCACCGCTCCAGCGGTGGTCACCCCGGGGGCCACCCACGCCCCATCTTCCAGCACGCAATCATGGTCAATCGTGGCGCCGGTGTTGACGATGACCTGTCGGCCCAGCCGGGCTCCCGGTCCCACCACGGTGCCCGCGCATAAACAGGCGCCTTCACCCACCTGCGCCGTGGGCGAAACGATTGCCGAAGGATGAACCGCGGGTGCCAGCGCCACCCCGGCGGCCAGCACGCACTCCCCCACTGCCAGACGCGCCGTGCTCAATCCAATGGCCACATGCACACTCCCCTGGCCCTGCATCTGGTGCAAATATGCGCGCGTGCCCAGCACCGGCAGACCTTCGGGACTGGTGCCTGCCAGTTCCGGCCGGTCATCCAGCCAGCCGGCAACCGGGCGGCCGCTGGCGCGGAAAATATCCAGCACCACCCGGCCATGCGCCCCGGCGCCAAAGATGTAAATGGGTAAGGAATGGGCCACAGGCATTATTTCAAAGCCTCCGCCAGCGCCGCCACCACGCGCTGCTGCTGGGCTTCGGTCATTTCCGCAAACATGGGCAGCGAAAGACATCGCCGGGCCAGCGCTTCGGAGTGCGGGAAGTCGCCCGCTTGGTAGCCCAGATGGGCATAAGCCTGTTGCAGATGCACCGGCACCGGATAGTGCAGGCCGGTTTCGATGCCGGCGGCCGCCAGCTTTTCCCGCACCTCATCGCGGCGATCGCATTCGATCACGTACAAATGCCATACGCTTTCGGTATCGGCAAAGAAAGCCGGGCGGGTCACCGGCAGGCCGGCAAGCCAGGTGTCATACCGCCGCGCATGCGCCTGGCGCGCCGCATTCCAGGCGTCCAGCCGCTTCAGCTTGGCGCTCAGCACGGCCGCCTGCAGGCTGTCCATGCGATAATTGTAGCCCAGCTCCTCATGATAATACCGCCGGCTTTGGCCGTGCTCTCGCAACCTTCGGGCGCGTGACGCCAAAGCTTCATCATCGGTGGTCAACGCGCCGCCCTCACCATACGCGCCCAGATTTTTGCCGGGATAAAAACTGAAGCAGGCCACGCGGCTCCATTGGCCG
This is a stretch of genomic DNA from Fontisphaera persica. It encodes these proteins:
- a CDS encoding NeuD/PglB/VioB family sugar acetyltransferase, whose amino-acid sequence is MAHSLPIYIFGAGAHGRVVLDIFRASGRPVAGWLDDRPELAGTSPEGLPVLGTRAYLHQMQGQGSVHVAIGLSTARLAVGECVLAAGVALAPAVHPSAIVSPTAQVGEGACLCAGTVVGPGARLGRQVIVNTGATIDHDCVLEDGAWVAPGVTTAGAVHIGRLAYVSTGAVLVAGVRVGAEAVVGAGAVVVKPVPPRAIVLGVPARVVGQVDEHFDFKRLVSGFSAV
- a CDS encoding DegT/DnrJ/EryC1/StrS family aminotransferase; the encoded protein is MSKRMEVPVTRPWMGEEEIAAVAEVIRSGWVTQGPKVAAFERAVAEYVGARHAIATTSCSTAMFLSFHLLGVGPGHEVIMPSFTCPACANAVRHTGALPRFVDIDPRTFNLDPAAIAPAVNEKTRAILAIHQYGLPAELDAIEAEARRFGLPVVEDAGVALGAEYKDRKIGNSNNPACFSFHGRKVITMGEGGMITTNDDAFAARAAVVRSHGASVSDFKRHQAKGALLQQYEVLGYNFRMTDLQAAVGLVQMRRLPEVVRRRQELARRYDQLLADMPEVEIPYVPPHCRSNYQGYIVKLTGRCRHSRDELLAATAARGVACRHNLTCHDQPYYQAVCGPVRLPVTEAIAQRSLCLPLFPLMTEEEQDYVVEVLKEVLV
- a CDS encoding DegT/DnrJ/EryC1/StrS family aminotransferase, which gives rise to MSQPPVPFLDLQAQHRQIRDEVFAAWEDICHSCRFAQGPPTQVFEREFAAYCGTQHCVTCNSGTSALHLALRVLDIGPGDEVITVPMTFIATVWAISYVGARPVFVDIDPARRTLDPARLEAAITPRTKAIMPVHLYGMPADMAPIGEIAARHNLSVIEDAAQAHGARYRGRRAGQWSRVACFSFYPGKNLGAYGEGGALTTDDEALASRARRLREHGQSRRYYHEELGYNYRMDSLQAAVLSAKLKRLDAWNAARQAHARRYDTWLAGLPVTRPAFFADTESVWHLYVIECDRRDEVREKLAAAGIETGLHYPVPVHLQQAYAHLGYQAGDFPHSEALARRCLSLPMFAEMTEAQQQRVVAALAEALK